The following coding sequences are from one Streptomyces venezuelae window:
- a CDS encoding cytochrome P450 produces MAETDIAGLPAYPFIGPDDNPFVPVTGADLERLERPVGKVKLPFGGWAWLVTRHEDVRQLLRHPGFSSDQYKPGFPVLNPIPPKQDDASGLFIFMDGEAHSRFRKMLTAEFMIKNIRRIEPLIEETVVEALDRMEKLGAPADLMAEFALPVPSMTICHLLGVPYADHDFFQDHSRVIMDRKSGPAEVEAALGALAGLLGDLVEAKRENPGEDLLSRLTLERVDTGELRKDELVSLAMLLLVAGHETTANMIGLSALVLLQHPEHLEALREDPSLAPGMVEELLRYLTVVRTGLPRLAMEDAEIGGQRIRAGEGVVAMLAMSNRDQSVFSDPDLFDPQRREAHRHMAFGFGLHQCIGQPLARAELRVALVELARRFPELRSELSLADVPQRPMAVTFGVAELPVTW; encoded by the coding sequence GTGGCCGAGACAGACATTGCCGGCCTGCCGGCATACCCGTTCATCGGGCCGGACGACAATCCGTTCGTCCCGGTCACGGGGGCTGACCTGGAACGGCTCGAAAGGCCTGTGGGGAAGGTGAAGCTTCCGTTCGGGGGATGGGCGTGGCTCGTCACCCGCCACGAGGACGTGCGGCAGCTGCTGCGGCACCCGGGCTTCAGCTCCGATCAGTACAAGCCCGGGTTCCCGGTGCTCAACCCGATTCCGCCGAAGCAGGACGACGCGTCGGGCCTGTTCATCTTCATGGACGGCGAAGCGCACAGCCGGTTCCGCAAGATGCTGACCGCCGAGTTCATGATCAAGAACATCCGGCGGATCGAACCGCTCATCGAGGAGACGGTCGTCGAGGCGCTGGACCGGATGGAGAAGCTCGGCGCGCCCGCCGACCTGATGGCGGAGTTCGCGCTCCCCGTGCCGTCGATGACGATCTGCCACCTCCTCGGCGTCCCGTACGCCGACCACGACTTCTTCCAGGACCACAGTCGCGTGATCATGGACAGGAAGTCGGGACCCGCGGAGGTCGAGGCGGCCCTCGGCGCCCTCGCGGGCCTCCTCGGCGACCTCGTCGAGGCCAAGCGCGAGAACCCCGGCGAGGACCTCCTCAGCCGGCTCACCCTGGAGCGCGTGGACACCGGCGAGCTGCGCAAGGACGAACTCGTCAGCCTGGCCATGCTCCTGCTCGTGGCGGGTCACGAGACCACCGCGAACATGATCGGCCTCTCGGCACTGGTGCTCCTGCAGCACCCCGAGCACCTCGAAGCGCTGCGCGAGGACCCGTCGCTGGCGCCGGGCATGGTCGAGGAACTCCTGCGCTACCTCACCGTCGTACGCACCGGGCTGCCGCGCCTGGCCATGGAGGACGCCGAGATCGGCGGGCAGCGGATCCGCGCCGGTGAAGGCGTCGTCGCGATGCTCGCGATGTCCAACCGCGACCAGTCGGTCTTCTCCGACCCGGACCTGTTCGACCCGCAGCGACGCGAGGCCCACCGCCACATGGCGTTCGGCTTCGGCCTCCACCAGTGCATCGGCCAGCCGCTGGCCCGCGCCGAGCTGCGCGTGGCCCTCGTCGAACTGGCCCGCCGCTTCCCGGAGCTGCGCTCCGAACTCTCCCTCGCCGACGTCCCGCAGCGCCCCATGGCCGTGACGTTCGGTGTGGCCGAGCTCCCCGTGACGTGGTGA
- a CDS encoding ferredoxin, which produces MTMRITVDRELCAGAGNCVATVSEVFDQDEKEGLVLLQIAEPPQDLYELVETAAQMCPVGAIEIEERVPASS; this is translated from the coding sequence ATGACGATGCGGATCACGGTGGACAGGGAGCTGTGCGCGGGCGCGGGCAACTGCGTGGCGACGGTCTCGGAAGTGTTCGACCAGGACGAGAAGGAGGGGCTCGTGCTGCTGCAGATCGCGGAGCCGCCCCAGGACCTGTACGAACTGGTCGAGACGGCCGCACAGATGTGCCCGGTCGGCGCGATCGAGATCGAGGAGCGCGTGCCCGCGTCGTCCTGA
- a CDS encoding LuxR C-terminal-related transcriptional regulator: protein MDRGIKSRVIICDPHPYARLGIRRSLEKDPALSVVAEVAELSELLSAAELYDPDAVVLDGQLHLGHARELAGLDAALVVVGDTDSATRWIGLTQVDVGALVHCYDPVEDLVVAVRKAVDGSGYVSPGLSGALLKLTRAMAPRHLSAVPTHAPLTSRESEVLQLVRRGLANKEIARRLGLSEKTIKFHVSNVLAKAHVASRAQLIALAPAM from the coding sequence TTGGACCGGGGAATCAAATCACGAGTCATCATCTGCGACCCGCATCCCTATGCGCGTCTCGGAATCCGAAGATCGCTGGAAAAGGATCCCGCACTGTCCGTCGTCGCCGAGGTCGCCGAACTCTCGGAGCTCCTTTCCGCGGCGGAATTGTATGATCCGGATGCCGTGGTGCTCGACGGGCAACTGCACCTCGGCCACGCCCGGGAACTCGCCGGTCTCGACGCCGCTCTGGTCGTCGTCGGGGACACGGATTCGGCCACCCGCTGGATCGGCCTCACGCAGGTGGACGTGGGTGCGCTGGTGCACTGCTACGACCCCGTGGAGGACCTCGTCGTGGCCGTCCGCAAGGCGGTCGACGGCAGCGGCTACGTATCGCCCGGCCTGAGCGGGGCACTGCTCAAGCTCACCCGGGCCATGGCCCCGCGCCACCTCTCGGCGGTGCCCACGCATGCGCCGCTCACCTCCCGCGAGTCCGAGGTGCTGCAACTGGTGCGCAGGGGGCTCGCGAACAAAGAGATCGCCCGGCGGCTCGGCCTGAGTGAGAAGACGATCAAATTCCATGTCTCGAATGTGCTCGCGAAGGCCCATGTGGCTTCCCGGGCACAGCTGATCGCCCTGGCGCCCGCGATGTAG